In Ammoniphilus sp. CFH 90114, the DNA window GGGTGCACCTTCCACTTTTCCATTAACAAGAAACTGACTGCAATAAGTATAATTGTATGCCAAATTCCGGCCTTCATATAACCATTAATGACAAATTGATAACCTATAAGTCCTAGCATAACACCAATCGTTGGTCTGATTAAAGCCGTCATTTTCTTCACTCTAGGCGAGTCCTTATACTTATAGAGAATTCCCATTAATGCCATCATGGCAATTAAAGAAGGAGCAACTGTGGCTAGCAAGGCGATAATAGCCCCCGTTACTCCACCAACCTGATATCCAATAAATCCAGCCATTTTCGTTGCGATCGGTCCAGGAAGCGCATTACCTAAGGCCAACATATTACCAAATTCCTCAATCGTCAACCAGCCATAGCGATCAACTACCTCATATTGAATCAGAGGAATAGTAGCAGGTCCACCGCCGTATCCAACGATCCCGGGTATAAAAAAGGCTAAAAATATTTCCCAAAAAATCATTTGTTAGCTGCCTCCTTCTGCTCAGGCTGCTGTTCCACCTGTTGTTTATTCTTTCTACCCCAAAGGAGAGCATAAGCTAATAAAACCCCAATGATTAAAGCAGGATGAATTCCTAATAATTGAAGAGCAATAATACTGGCAGCGACTAGGCTAAGAGTGAGGATACGACCTTCACCCTTCCATGACTTTTTGATAAAATCATAAGCCAACACAAACATCATAACTCCAATAACAGGTTGAATAGCGGTAGTCATCCCCACTACCCAAGACGCATCTTTAATCGAATATAGAGAACCCAGCAACAATCCCATTAGGAGGACTGTAGGCACCACCGTTGCAAGAACAGATATAAGAAGTCCCAAGACTCCTGCCACTCGGTAGCCAATATATCCCGCTAACTTTGTTACAATAGGGCCAGGTAACGTATTGGCTATTGCAAGAATATTGCCAAATTCCTCATCAGACACCCATTTGAACTTATCAACGGCCTCTTTATGAAATAGAGGGATGGAAGAAGGCCCCCCTCCATAGCCCAGCATACCCGCTCGGAAGAAACCGATAAACAATTCCCCATAACTCTTTAGCATCTCTCCACCTCCGTTTAGCAAAAGTAAGTATCCCTCTTAGCTGTTGCTAGAGGGATAGACGAATACTTACCATTTTAACATAGTTTACCAACCAGCTACAGACCCATCTATTATCGATCCATTCTTCCTTCCTTTGTTCCAAGCAGAAATCATGCTATGATGTTAAAAAGCTTACAGGAGGAGTACCAATGAAAAAGAAGTCTTTGTCTGTCGGGTCCTTAAAGCCAGGGAGTAAAGTCAAGTCCCCGGTACCATCACCCACGAACATCAGTATACCTAAGCAACCAGAACAAATGGACCAATCGATTAGAATTTCCCAAGGACAAAGCCACTTTTCCATTACACCTGTCAAACATACGACATTATTATCTGCAGCACTAGAACAAAAGCAAAGTGTTGAGTACAAATGCATGAAGGGCACATGTGGCAAATGCACGGTAAAAGTGCTAGATGGACAGTCCCTTCTATCCGCTCCGAACCAACAGGAAAATAAAAAATTGGATGGGGCCCTCTCTCAAGGCTATCGATTAGCCTGTCAGGCTGTGATTTCATAACGAAGTTACGGCTCTGACTAAGCGGAGATTTTTCCGCTATTTTCTCATTTAAGCAAAAAAGAGCCCTATTAACGGAAATAAGTTCCGTTAATAGGGCTTGAAAGCGCTGTTAGCCCCTCAAAAGTGGAAATAACGGACCTTTTTCCTGCTATTTTTCTGTAATTTCCATGTTCTTATAAAATAAAGGAACTTTTTACTGCTATCGTATTTTGGCTACATTTAATCGTCCGCCACCAGTAGACTATACCCGAAAATGTCTTCCGAAATACCCTACAATGGGTATATTCATTATACAATCCCGCCTGACTAGACGGGATTCTCCTTTTTCTCCAACACAGCCCCTGTATGGGCCCGAAATAGTAACTCATCATACTTATCGGCATGTCCTCGTCTACTTGAGAGTACCGTACCAATATAAGCTCCTAAAAACCCAAGCGGGATGGAAACGATGCCAGGATTTTTTAATGGGAAGATCGCTTCAGCACGAATGAGCCCAGAACTTGGATCCATAACATTAGGACTAATCATGACAAGAACGACAGAGGCTATGAGACCAGTCAAGATCCCTGATATCGCCCCGACAGGATTGAATCTTCTCCAAAAAAGAGTCAACAGGATTAAGGGAAGATTGGCTGAAGCAGCAACAGCAAAAGCCAAGGATACGAGGAAAGCGACGTTCCAGTTTTGTACGGCAATGGCCAAGAATATAGAAATAATTCCTACGGCAGCAGCAGAGCACTTGGCCACCACCATTTGCTCTTCTTCTGAAGCTTGTCCTTTACGTACGATCGTACTATAAAAATCATGAGCAAAAGCAGACGATGCCGACAAGCCCAATCCTGTAACGACGGCCAGAATGGTTGAGAAAGCTACGGCTGAGATAAAAGCCATTAAAAAATCTCCGCCTAAAGCATGAGCTAGAAGGGGTACGGCTAAATTCCCTCCTTGCATCTTCTCCCAAGGAACAAACGAGGCAGCACCAAATCCTAAAAAGATGGTCATCAAGTAGAAAAATCCAATTATCCAAGTTGCTGTAACTAGGGAATGTCTTGTTGCAATGGCATCTTTAACCGTGAAAAACCTTGTAATGATATGTGGAAGTCCGGCTGTCCCCAGTATAAGAGCTAAATGAAAAGAGATGGTCTCAAGAGGATTCTTCAATTCATTCCCCGGTAAGAGAAATCCCTCTCCTAAGGGAGTTGCTGTGGTCACGTGATGAAACATCTTAAACATATTCCAATCAAAGCGTGATAAGACAATTAAGCTGATAATAATGGTTCCAGATAACAATAAAATAGTCTTAATGATTTGAACCCACGAAGTGGCTACCATTCCTCCAAACACAACATAGACAGTCATGAGCGCATACCAACAATAAAAATAGATATAGAGGGGTCCAGATCAAGCAAAAGATGGATTAAGGCACCCGCGCCTACAAGTTGAGCTATCATGTAGAAGATAGAAATGGACATCGTATTCATCGCGATCATCCCGCGAAGCCACTGATGATCAAACCGAACCGCAATAGAATCCGCTAAGGTAAATTTACCTAAATTATGTAAAGGCTCTGCAACAATGAGTAACAATACTAAGTATGAGACCAAAAAACCTATAGCATAGAAAAACCCATCAAACCCATATAGCGCGATCGTACCTGTAATCCCCAGGAACGAAGCAGCGCTCATATAATCTCCAGCAATAGCTAGTCCATTCTGTAAACCTGTTAATCGGTTTCCCGCTACATAGAATTCATTGGTATTGGTCGTTCTCTTTACAGCAGAATACGTTATAGCTAATGTTCCAACCAAGATAGCGAGAAAAAAGATGACCCCGGATATATTCATGGACTCGCCTCCCCAGTGACCTACTCCAAATTTCTTCCATTATATCACTTCTAAGGGTAGCTGAAACGAAAAAAAGGAGGGAATCATCCCTCCAAATGGGTATAGAAGGGGTGTACGCTAAGTACACCTCATGGAGTTAAAAAAGAGTGCTGCTGATAAATCCAAGTTAATCGTCAAACACCCCATGGTTAGCTCAATAGACATGTATTGAGCTAACTAGCGGTAAAGACCCTAAACAGTCACTTAAGATATGGCGTAGAGCTTCTTGTCCGTCATTTCTGGAATCTGTTCAGTAATATACTTTCCAATCTCAATCGATGCTGTAGCTGCTGGAGATGGAGCATTGCAGACATGGATACTGCTCTTTCCAGTTAGGATGTGGAAGTCATCCACGAGAGTACCATCTGACTTCAAGGCTTGCGCACGAACTCCTGCTGGAGCAGTCTCTAAGTCATCCGCCTGAATCTCAGGTATTAACTCTTGAAGACTACGAACAAAGGCCTGCTTGCTGAAGGAACGAATCATTTCTCCAGCTCCCTCTTTCCAGTACTTGGACGCTAGTTTCCAGAAACCAGGATAAGTCATAACTTCCATTAAGTCTTTTATATCGATGTCTGTTTTTGTGTAGCCTTCACGCTTAAAACTAAGTACAGCATTTGGCCCTGCTTCGACATGTCCGCCTACCATCCTCGTATAATGAACGCCAAGGAATGGGAAGGCAGGGTTCGGAACCGGATAGATTAAGTGCTTAACAAGATGTCTCTTATCATGTTTTAATTGATAATACTCCCCGCGGAAAGGAACAATCTTTAAATCAGTGTCTACTCCTGCGGATCTTGTTACTCGGTCGCTATGCAGACCGGCACAGCTTATGAGGAATTTAGAGCGGAACGTCCCTGCACTCGTCTCGATGACAACTTCGCCCTTCGTCTCGTGGATCTTCTGGACTGTAGTATTCAATCGAAGATCGCCGCCATTTTTTTGAATAATGTCAGCGAACGTCTCGCATACCTGCTTATAGTTAACGATACCTGCCATTGGAACAAGAATCGCTCCTAGTCCGTTAACATGCGGTTCTCTTTCTTTTAATTCTTCTTTTCCGATCTTGGAAATATCTAACCCGTTATCTAATCCACGCTGAAACAAGTTATCCATAAGCGGAACTTCTTCTGGTTTCGTAGCCACGATGACCTTGCCGCAGATCTCATGCTCAATTCCATATTCCTTACAGAATTCAACCATAGAGTTGCTGCCCGCACGTGCAAACTTCGCCTTAAAGCTCCCTGGCTTATAATAAATACCAGAGTGTATTACTCCGCTGTTATGACCGGTTTGGTGTTTGGCCCACTGTGACTCTTTTTCAAGAACGAGAATGCGAGCTTTGGGATAGCGTTTAGACAGCGCCATCCCCGTTGATAATCCTACAATCCCGCCCCCAACGATTGCGAAATCATACATCATAAATCCCCCATCTTCTAGGTATTAAAGAACAGTCCGCGTTGACGCATCAGTTCACGGTGCAATTCAGGATGCTTCTCGAAAGCTGCTCGACCGTGCAACCAGAAACGATTGTTCAAAAGAATTAAGTCTCCAACTGGTAGCGGCATAGCCTTTGTAGCAGAACTATTCTCCATGGAGTCAGACATTTCCTTCAAGTACATTGCAAGATCAATCGTCTCAGGGTAAGCAAATTGGTCAATAAAGCAAATGCAAGGCTTGTTATTCTGCCAGTAGAACGTCTCACGATAGATAGTTTCTTGTACGTTCTTACTAGCAGGCGCTTTATAAGGAACTCTAAAGGATGCATACGGATGAGTCGAGAACTTCTCTAACTCTTCCCAATCATCAAGATGAAGCAATCGAGATTCTCCGCCCTTGGCGTTTTGCTCAATCATCTTCATCATTAGCAACCAATCCGTTGGTTCATCAACAAATGTTCCGTCTGTATGAAGGGTGAACAATCTGTAGGCTTGACGCAAGTAGGAGTCGCTGGTATCCGTATCCTTCACGGTAAAACGAGCGTAGAACGTATTCGTCATCGCGTCAAAGTTGGCAATCCCAACAAGATAAGAGAAAGCTGTAGCAAATCGCACATAATCATCTGGGTTGCTTGTTTCACCTTGAACTCCAATTGTAAATCCGCCTGACTCACGATCTTGTAAGATATCTCGAATCGTTTGCTGGAACTGCTCACCAAGCAGCTGCTTCATCTTATTCGCCATCTCAAATCGAGCATACGGAGTATATTCTAAGCGTTGAGGAATAGCATCCACTGTTGATTTCAAGAATTCAGAAATAACTGCTTGATCTAACTTGATATGGTAAAGACGGTGATGCTCTGGATGTGGAATGATTTCATAACCAGCCTGCTTCTGTTCATACTTCATCTTCTTTTCGTTTACCAATGTGCTCATGTTTCATATCCTCCTTATTATCCATCAAAAAATAGGGGCTTGGGGTTGTTTGTAAAACCAAAAAGCCAGCTACATCATTCTAAATAAAGCTAGAATGATATAACTGGCTGTAAATACTTCCCTCTCTGATCTCTCAGAGTCTCGTATTTTTCTCAGTTAATAATTGAAGTTGTGAAGCAGTAGAACTGTAGGCTTTACGGAACTAAGCAGAGCTATCTGCTTAGGCGTTATTAACAATATTTCTACTATACTTATATCATATTATATTAATAACATTCCGTCAACCCTTTTTTTTGTTCAACAATGACTTCGTTACATCCTCTAAGAAACTTGTATGCTCTTTACTTTCTCTTCTGAGTAATCATATTCCTCATGAGGAGTTTTAATTAAGTAGTAAGCACCAAGTGCCCACCATCCTCCAAAGATGATCCACTCGTATGGCCATACCAACGCAGCTGGCATTCCAGGCATATAAAGAACAGCTAACCCAATACTTAAAATCACCGCAATATAGCCTACTGCACTGTTA includes these proteins:
- the glaH gene encoding glutarate dioxygenase GlaH, translating into MSTLVNEKKMKYEQKQAGYEIIPHPEHHRLYHIKLDQAVISEFLKSTVDAIPQRLEYTPYARFEMANKMKQLLGEQFQQTIRDILQDRESGGFTIGVQGETSNPDDYVRFATAFSYLVGIANFDAMTNTFYARFTVKDTDTSDSYLRQAYRLFTLHTDGTFVDEPTDWLLMMKMIEQNAKGGESRLLHLDDWEELEKFSTHPYASFRVPYKAPASKNVQETIYRETFYWQNNKPCICFIDQFAYPETIDLAMYLKEMSDSMENSSATKAMPLPVGDLILLNNRFWLHGRAAFEKHPELHRELMRQRGLFFNT
- a CDS encoding chromate transporter, producing the protein MIFWEIFLAFFIPGIVGYGGGPATIPLIQYEVVDRYGWLTIEEFGNMLALGNALPGPIATKMAGFIGYQVGGVTGAIIALLATVAPSLIAMMALMGILYKYKDSPRVKKMTALIRPTIGVMLGLIGYQFVINGYMKAGIWHTIILIAVSFLLMEKWKVHPALVIVGTLAYGGIVLG
- the lhgO gene encoding L-2-hydroxyglutarate oxidase; translation: MYDFAIVGGGIVGLSTGMALSKRYPKARILVLEKESQWAKHQTGHNSGVIHSGIYYKPGSFKAKFARAGSNSMVEFCKEYGIEHEICGKVIVATKPEEVPLMDNLFQRGLDNGLDISKIGKEELKEREPHVNGLGAILVPMAGIVNYKQVCETFADIIQKNGGDLRLNTTVQKIHETKGEVVIETSAGTFRSKFLISCAGLHSDRVTRSAGVDTDLKIVPFRGEYYQLKHDKRHLVKHLIYPVPNPAFPFLGVHYTRMVGGHVEAGPNAVLSFKREGYTKTDIDIKDLMEVMTYPGFWKLASKYWKEGAGEMIRSFSKQAFVRSLQELIPEIQADDLETAPAGVRAQALKSDGTLVDDFHILTGKSSIHVCNAPSPAATASIEIGKYITEQIPEMTDKKLYAIS
- a CDS encoding chromate transporter, whose translation is MLKSYGELFIGFFRAGMLGYGGGPSSIPLFHKEAVDKFKWVSDEEFGNILAIANTLPGPIVTKLAGYIGYRVAGVLGLLISVLATVVPTVLLMGLLLGSLYSIKDASWVVGMTTAIQPVIGVMMFVLAYDFIKKSWKGEGRILTLSLVAASIIALQLLGIHPALIIGVLLAYALLWGRKNKQQVEQQPEQKEAANK
- a CDS encoding 2Fe-2S iron-sulfur cluster-binding protein; amino-acid sequence: MKKKSLSVGSLKPGSKVKSPVPSPTNISIPKQPEQMDQSIRISQGQSHFSITPVKHTTLLSAALEQKQSVEYKCMKGTCGKCTVKVLDGQSLLSAPNQQENKKLDGALSQGYRLACQAVIS